In the Desulfobulbaceae bacterium DB1 genome, TTTGCTCAGCCATCTCCTAACTTTTTTTAGTTTATCGATCTCGGTTGACCAATGATCGACATCTCCGCTGGTTTAATTGCGGCCGGTTGCTCGGCTCCGGGTTACGCGCTGCCGCCTGTATTGCCATCGGGCCGTCCGGAGCAGGCCCGGCCGGTTTGCCTGAAGCCTCCCGTTTTTCCTGCCCGGAAAGTCCGCCCCTCTTGCACCATTAAAAAACCGAAAGCCGATTCAAGTTCGTAGTACAATTTCCTCTATCGACACCGGCCCGGCCTCGCTTTTTCCGGAAATATCTTGAAAGGCTTTTTAATCCCAGGAGAAATTCCTGAATCCGTTATCGACCGCCCCACGCCAAGTGGGCGGGTGAATGATGGCGGTCCAGGGAAAAACGATGATCCGATGCAATTAGATGCTGATAAAGTGAAACTCCCCACGAAGCGTCAATTCAGGAAATGGCCCATGGCAAATCCACCATGAACCGTCAGATTCTGATAATTCTGCTGCTTTCGGTCTTCATCGCCCTGCTCGGGATCGGGATCATTGTCCCGGTGATGCCCGACTTCGCTACGCGGCTCGGGGCCAGCGGCACCGCCCTGGGGATGATGGTCGCCGCCTTTTCTCTGACCCGGGGTTTTTTTCAGCCGGTGGTCGGCTCCCTTTCCGACCGCTGGGGCCGCAAGGGCTTTCTGGTCGTCGGTCTCTTCATTTACGGTTTGGTGGGGCTGATCATGCCGGCGGCAGGTTCGGTGGGAAACCTGATCGTCATCCGTACCTTTCACGGTTTCGGCTCGGCGATGATCGTGCCGGTGGCCATGGCCTATGTCAGTGAAATGGCGCCGGCGGGCGAGGAAGGCCGCTATATGGGGTTGCTCAACATCGCCATCTTCACCGGTATCGGCGGCGGCCCGATGCTGGGCGGATTTTTTGCCGATCTCTGGGGGATGGCCTCCGCCTTTTACGCCATGGCCGGTTTGAGCTTTCTGGCCTTTGCCCTGGTCCTTCTGCGGATGCCGGTCATGGCCGAGACCGGCAAGAAGGTCGGGCCGCAACTCGGGATTTTCCGGGGAATGTACCAGGTCCTGGCCAGCCGCCGGGCCAGTGGCATCCTGCTGACCCGGATGGCAACGATGATCATCATGGTTCCGTCCATGGCCTTTCTGCCGCTTCTCATGCATCAGCGTTTTCCAGCCACCGGCATCATGATCGGTCTGGTTATCGCCGGCCGGACCCTGACCAACGCCGTCTTGCAGACCCCCTTCGGCCGCCTGGCCGACCGGCGGGACAAGGTCGTCCTCCTGATGATCGGCTGCCTGATCGTCAGCCTGATTATCGTTCTGGTGCCCCTGGCCGTCGATTTTCGCCACTATCTGGGGTTGTTCGTCGTGCTGGGAGCGGGCGAGGCCATGCTCTGGCCGGCGCTGGGGGCCTTGGCCACCGAGGAGGGCAGGATCTTCGGGCATGGGACCATGATGGGAGTGTTCAATCTTTCGATGAGCGCCGGCATCTTTCTCGGCTCGCTCGGAACCGGCTGGGTGATGGACTTGTTCGGTCTGTCCTGGGCCTTTTACAGTGCCGGGGCGGCGGTCCTGATCCTGGGTCTGGCGGGGGTGGCAA is a window encoding:
- a CDS encoding MFS transporter codes for the protein MNRQILIILLLSVFIALLGIGIIVPVMPDFATRLGASGTALGMMVAAFSLTRGFFQPVVGSLSDRWGRKGFLVVGLFIYGLVGLIMPAAGSVGNLIVIRTFHGFGSAMIVPVAMAYVSEMAPAGEEGRYMGLLNIAIFTGIGGGPMLGGFFADLWGMASAFYAMAGLSFLAFALVLLRMPVMAETGKKVGPQLGIFRGMYQVLASRRASGILLTRMATMIIMVPSMAFLPLLMHQRFPATGIMIGLVIAGRTLTNAVLQTPFGRLADRRDKVVLLMIGCLIVSLIIVLVPLAVDFRHYLGLFVVLGAGEAMLWPALGALATEEGRIFGHGTMMGVFNLSMSAGIFLGSLGTGWVMDLFGLSWAFYSAGAAVLILGLAGVAMIRAAPPTPAPQPSSR